One segment of Ureibacillus thermophilus DNA contains the following:
- a CDS encoding Lrp/AsnC family transcriptional regulator has product MELNEKELEILAVLEKDARIETADLAKMVGLSVEETESILKKLENDQVIVKYLTMIDWTKVDHHQGVRAMIDVKVTPKQGVGFDEIAEKIYRYDEVQSVYLMSGTYDLSVIVEGKTLNEVANFVSQKLSTLESVVSTTTHFILKKYKHDGIILEQEKKDKRIVVS; this is encoded by the coding sequence ATGGAATTAAATGAAAAGGAATTAGAAATTCTTGCTGTATTGGAGAAGGACGCACGAATCGAAACAGCAGACCTTGCCAAAATGGTGGGTTTAAGTGTAGAAGAAACAGAATCCATTCTAAAAAAACTTGAAAACGATCAAGTCATTGTAAAATATTTGACAATGATTGATTGGACGAAAGTAGACCATCATCAAGGCGTACGAGCGATGATCGATGTGAAAGTAACCCCTAAACAAGGCGTTGGATTCGATGAAATTGCAGAAAAAATTTATCGCTACGATGAAGTGCAATCTGTATATCTAATGTCCGGCACTTATGATTTATCTGTCATTGTGGAAGGAAAAACATTAAATGAAGTGGCCAACTTCGTATCCCAAAAATTATCCACTTTGGAATCTGTTGTATCAACAACAACACATTTCATTTTGAAAAAATACAAACATGATGGAATCATTTTAGAACAAGAGAAAAAAGATAAGAGAATTGTGGTGTCATAA
- a CDS encoding YhgE/Pip domain-containing protein: protein MKNSSFLEELKFLLSNRKILISIIAVALVPLMYAGMFIWAFWDPYANLDELPVAIVNNDKGAEFEGKTLHIGDELAKKLEDSEKFAFHVVSKEEGYKGLENRDYYLLIEIPENFSENATTILDDEPKKLELKYVPNESTNFLSSQIGETAMKEVKAEISKNIIETYAETMFDSITELADGLNQASDGSGQLKEGIAKLNDGSKTLSENLATLASKMIEFNEGMNSAANGSESIASGSSQLKEGLKQLNDNLPALVNGTSQVENGLKQMKDQLPAQVASGISEKLKGSVQNISAGINQLETQLSSEMSSQLTAGIVNGLSSQLAEQTVATQTQTLTQIQSALVANGFMTEEQAADFMAQLASNSPTKEQVEQQYKTQLQAQLEPQITAGVSQGLNQGLTQFENSLTSQLLASANGIEEQLKTQTAPAFNQMIAGLDQINAGQQTLQSGVSKLYNGSIDLNNGANQLSAGMQQLRSGAGQLQEGAGKLSDGAVQLTSGTEKLLDGSTELADKLAEGAEEAGSVKANEDTYDMMGEPVVVDKDAVNEVPNYGTGFTPYFMSLGLFVGALMLSIVFEFKRPVIRPKNAVTWFASKFGIVAIVGLIQALLVDLILLLVLNLEVENLPLFILTSIIVSFVFMSLIQMLVTLLGDSGRFIAIIILILQLTTSAGTFPMELLPYALQPINAFLPMTYTIQAFKATISSGDISFLWHNNFILIGYMIAFIVLTIAFLSVSLKRSKDVEMAAMMKQD, encoded by the coding sequence GTGAAAAATTCGTCTTTTTTGGAGGAATTAAAATTTCTACTTTCCAATCGAAAAATTCTCATTTCGATTATCGCAGTTGCGCTTGTTCCTTTAATGTATGCCGGAATGTTCATCTGGGCATTCTGGGATCCTTATGCGAATTTAGATGAATTGCCTGTTGCCATCGTCAATAACGATAAGGGTGCTGAATTTGAAGGCAAAACCTTACATATAGGGGATGAACTTGCCAAGAAACTCGAAGATAGTGAGAAATTTGCGTTCCATGTCGTTTCAAAAGAAGAAGGTTATAAAGGATTAGAAAATCGAGATTATTATTTGCTCATAGAAATTCCAGAAAACTTCTCTGAAAATGCGACAACGATTCTCGATGATGAGCCAAAAAAATTAGAACTCAAATATGTTCCAAATGAAAGCACCAACTTTCTTTCTTCCCAAATTGGGGAAACTGCAATGAAAGAAGTAAAAGCAGAAATCTCAAAAAATATCATTGAAACATATGCTGAAACCATGTTTGATTCCATCACGGAACTTGCGGATGGATTAAATCAAGCAAGCGATGGTTCAGGTCAATTAAAAGAAGGAATTGCGAAACTAAATGACGGTTCCAAGACATTAAGTGAAAACCTTGCTACATTGGCCTCTAAAATGATTGAATTCAATGAAGGCATGAATTCTGCCGCTAACGGTTCTGAATCAATCGCCTCTGGTTCAAGCCAATTAAAAGAAGGCCTAAAACAGTTGAATGATAATCTTCCAGCACTTGTAAATGGCACATCTCAAGTGGAAAATGGTTTGAAACAAATGAAAGACCAACTCCCAGCACAAGTTGCTTCGGGAATTTCTGAAAAACTAAAAGGCAGTGTCCAAAACATCAGCGCTGGCATTAACCAATTAGAAACTCAATTATCTAGCGAAATGTCTTCACAACTTACAGCTGGAATTGTAAATGGTTTATCCAGTCAATTAGCTGAACAAACCGTTGCGACTCAAACACAAACCCTTACTCAAATTCAATCAGCCCTTGTGGCAAATGGCTTTATGACAGAAGAACAAGCAGCTGACTTTATGGCACAACTTGCAAGCAATTCACCAACAAAAGAACAAGTTGAACAGCAATATAAAACTCAATTACAAGCTCAATTAGAGCCTCAAATTACTGCAGGAGTCAGCCAAGGACTTAATCAAGGTTTGACGCAGTTTGAAAATTCTTTAACAAGCCAGTTGCTTGCTTCAGCAAATGGCATTGAAGAACAATTAAAAACTCAAACTGCACCAGCCTTTAATCAAATGATTGCAGGTCTTGACCAAATCAATGCTGGTCAACAAACATTACAAAGCGGAGTAAGCAAACTTTATAACGGTTCTATTGACTTAAACAACGGTGCGAACCAGTTAAGTGCAGGCATGCAACAATTACGATCTGGTGCTGGCCAATTACAAGAAGGTGCTGGCAAACTTTCTGACGGCGCCGTCCAATTAACATCCGGTACAGAAAAATTATTGGATGGTTCAACCGAACTTGCTGACAAACTTGCAGAAGGTGCTGAAGAAGCAGGATCTGTGAAGGCAAATGAAGACACTTATGACATGATGGGGGAACCAGTTGTTGTTGATAAAGATGCAGTCAACGAAGTACCAAACTACGGAACTGGTTTCACTCCTTACTTTATGTCACTGGGACTATTCGTCGGAGCACTAATGCTTTCCATTGTGTTTGAATTCAAACGACCAGTAATTCGTCCTAAAAATGCAGTCACATGGTTTGCAAGCAAATTTGGCATTGTAGCAATCGTTGGTTTGATTCAAGCATTGCTTGTTGACTTAATTTTGTTACTTGTATTAAATCTTGAAGTGGAAAACCTTCCATTGTTTATCCTAACATCCATCATCGTAAGCTTTGTCTTTATGTCATTGATTCAAATGCTTGTGACATTGTTAGGAGACAGTGGACGCTTCATTGCGATTATCATCTTGATTTTACAATTAACAACAAGTGCTGGTACGTTCCCAATGGAATTGCTGCCATATGCATTGCAGCCAATTAATGCCTTCTTGCCAATGACTTACACAATCCAAGCATTTAAAGCAACTATTTCAAGTGGAGACATCTCCTTCTTATGGCACAATAATTTCATTCTTATTGGCTATATGATTGCCTTTATCGTACTAACGATTGCATTTTTATCAGTTTCATTAAAGCGTTCAAAAGATGTAGAAATGGCTGCTATGATGAAACAAGATTAA
- a CDS encoding TetR/AcrR family transcriptional regulator, which translates to MAVDRKQLILEAAQKSFSLFGYKATTMDQIAKLANVGKGTIYTFFNSKEEILDEIVSSLIRHMKDEAERVVDPTKRFDENIHRVLLRLLEFRKSHQLTIKLFQEEKEIGTKAVVDVIQRVEQAIVDYMKGIIQEAIDRGEIKECNPEITAFIMLKTYVALIFDWEQQHPPLGKEELSNLFRLYFFEGLST; encoded by the coding sequence TTGGCAGTCGATCGAAAGCAACTAATACTTGAAGCTGCTCAAAAATCCTTTTCTTTGTTTGGCTATAAAGCAACGACAATGGATCAAATTGCGAAACTTGCCAATGTAGGTAAAGGAACCATCTATACATTTTTCAACAGCAAAGAAGAAATTTTAGATGAAATCGTATCTTCTCTCATCCGTCATATGAAGGATGAAGCAGAACGAGTTGTTGATCCGACAAAACGCTTTGATGAAAATATTCATCGAGTACTTTTAAGGCTCTTAGAGTTTCGAAAATCGCATCAACTCACCATCAAGCTTTTCCAGGAAGAAAAAGAGATTGGAACAAAAGCGGTGGTGGATGTGATTCAACGAGTTGAACAAGCCATCGTGGATTATATGAAAGGGATTATCCAAGAAGCCATTGACCGTGGTGAAATTAAAGAATGTAATCCTGAAATCACCGCGTTTATCATGCTAAAAACATATGTCGCTTTGATTTTTGATTGGGAACAGCAACACCCTCCTCTCGGTAAAGAAGAATTGTCTAATCTATTTAGACTGTACTTCTTTGAAGGTTTATCAACATAA
- a CDS encoding Parvovirus coat protein VP1-like protein produces MFRPRKSIFGICYPGYRYCGPGCSGPGAPTNPVDFCCMQHDICYSIYGPSWYCDDLFQQCLAPYQHPYYGKMAKDARLFSRVMRWRNLFFS; encoded by the coding sequence ATGTTCCGACCGCGAAAATCCATTTTCGGCATCTGCTACCCTGGTTATCGCTATTGTGGACCAGGCTGTTCAGGTCCAGGTGCCCCAACAAATCCTGTCGATTTCTGTTGCATGCAGCATGATATTTGCTATTCCATATATGGACCTTCCTGGTATTGCGATGATTTATTCCAGCAATGTTTAGCTCCTTATCAACATCCGTACTACGGAAAAATGGCGAAAGATGCAAGATTATTTTCCCGTGTGATGAGATGGCGTAATTTATTTTTTTCATGA
- a CDS encoding BrxA/BrxB family bacilliredoxin: MNAYEEYMKAIVQPMRQELVDAGFTELTTADEVHEFMATTKGVSLVVINSVCGCAAGSARPAVREALKEIKPDHLVTVFAGQDREATAAMRSYFEEVPPSSPSIAILRDGQLEYFIPREQIEGYEVEQIRDHIVGVLKQACNA, encoded by the coding sequence ATGAACGCTTACGAGGAGTATATGAAAGCCATCGTGCAGCCAATGCGTCAAGAATTGGTGGATGCTGGTTTTACTGAATTAACAACAGCGGATGAAGTGCATGAATTTATGGCAACAACAAAAGGGGTTTCTCTTGTGGTGATAAACTCTGTATGCGGTTGTGCGGCAGGCAGCGCACGACCAGCTGTACGAGAAGCGCTTAAAGAAATAAAACCTGACCATTTAGTAACGGTCTTTGCTGGACAAGACCGGGAAGCGACTGCTGCGATGCGTTCTTATTTTGAAGAGGTTCCGCCAAGTTCCCCATCTATTGCGATTTTGCGTGATGGTCAGTTGGAATACTTCATCCCAAGGGAACAAATTGAAGGGTATGAAGTGGAGCAAATCCGAGATCATATTGTAGGCGTGTTGAAACAAGCATGCAACGCATAA
- a CDS encoding class I SAM-dependent methyltransferase, protein MQRIIVTTAGRPDEESYQLAKQVSEDLGVPFIPRKKRSISKISLLYEANVLVAGKNRLEYYGKGSHMPFFFHPDTAAFRLKRLKRGESEPFLEACALQSSDSFLDCTLGVGSDAIIASYAVGEKGKVIGLEVDPVIAYIVRRGLKEYETAEISLKRSMERIQVVPCEAVEFLKMQADESFEVVYLDPMFEQTIEESNNFESLREVGSHHPLTEEWVNEAYRVAKKRVVLKAHFRSTHFEDFGFERKVRLTSKFHFGVLEK, encoded by the coding sequence ATGCAACGCATAATTGTTACGACAGCAGGAAGACCTGATGAAGAATCTTACCAATTGGCTAAACAGGTAAGCGAAGATTTAGGAGTGCCATTTATACCGCGGAAAAAACGTTCTATTAGCAAAATAAGTTTGCTTTATGAAGCGAATGTGTTAGTTGCTGGGAAAAATAGGTTGGAGTATTATGGGAAAGGCTCTCATATGCCTTTCTTCTTTCATCCCGATACAGCAGCTTTTCGTCTGAAACGGCTGAAAAGAGGGGAATCTGAGCCTTTCTTGGAAGCTTGTGCACTGCAAAGCAGCGATTCGTTTTTAGACTGTACGTTGGGAGTAGGTTCAGATGCAATCATCGCTTCTTATGCTGTTGGGGAAAAGGGGAAAGTGATTGGCCTCGAAGTAGATCCTGTTATTGCCTATATCGTTCGCCGTGGTTTAAAAGAATATGAAACAGCGGAAATTTCGTTGAAACGGTCGATGGAACGGATACAAGTGGTTCCTTGTGAGGCAGTTGAGTTTTTGAAAATGCAGGCCGATGAATCCTTTGAAGTGGTCTATCTGGATCCGATGTTTGAACAGACCATTGAGGAATCGAATAACTTTGAATCTTTGCGAGAAGTGGGGAGCCATCATCCATTAACAGAAGAATGGGTGAATGAGGCATATCGAGTGGCCAAGAAGAGAGTTGTTTTAAAAGCCCATTTTCGTTCAACTCATTTTGAAGATTTTGGTTTTGAGCGTAAGGTACGCCTCACTTCGAAATTTCATTTTGGGGTATTGGAAAAATAG
- a CDS encoding NADPH-dependent FMN reductase, translated as MAETPLNIGIILGSTREGRVSPQVAKWIKDIADHQKNAKFELVDIADYDLPFLGTTEPTDQRIQKWNETLAALDGFIFIVAEYNHSITGALKNALDLAREVWNNKAAGIVSYGSVGGARAAEHLRGILGELAVADVRTHPAFSLFTDFEDMTKFKPADHQKAIVDEMLDQLLKWTEALKTIRNNY; from the coding sequence ATGGCAGAAACACCATTAAATATCGGTATCATTTTAGGAAGTACGCGGGAAGGGCGAGTTAGTCCCCAAGTGGCAAAATGGATTAAAGATATTGCAGATCATCAAAAGAATGCAAAATTTGAACTTGTAGATATTGCTGACTACGACTTGCCGTTTTTAGGAACAACTGAACCGACAGACCAGCGAATCCAAAAATGGAATGAAACATTAGCCGCCTTAGATGGATTTATTTTCATTGTAGCGGAGTATAATCATAGCATCACAGGCGCTTTGAAGAATGCTCTTGACTTGGCGCGGGAAGTTTGGAATAACAAAGCAGCAGGCATTGTGAGCTACGGTTCTGTGGGAGGAGCTCGGGCTGCAGAACATTTGCGAGGCATTTTAGGGGAATTGGCGGTAGCGGATGTAAGAACACATCCAGCATTCTCGCTTTTCACAGATTTTGAAGACATGACGAAGTTTAAACCAGCTGATCACCAAAAAGCAATAGTGGATGAAATGCTTGATCAACTACTTAAATGGACGGAAGCTTTGAAAACGATACGAAACAATTATTAA
- a CDS encoding threonine synthase, translated as MTQFSFISHLECPKCNERYEENKIQQLCKCGSPLLVRYDLEKAKKSFSKEELSKRPKNLWRYHEVLPVKNKEHIVSLGEGGTPLQPFTILGEKYGLENLHIKDEGIIPTGSFKTRGASVGVSKAKELGVTRLAMPTNGNAGAAWALYASKANIQATIVMPIDAPLITRKEVYIAGGDLHLINGLISDAGKVVAHLVREEGIYDASTLKEPYRIEGKKTMGYEIVEQLGWKVPDVILYPTGGGVGIIGIYKALLEMQELGWIEKGKLPRLVAVQAEGCAPIVEAWKKGEKESVFFENSATCAFGINVPKALGDFLVLEAVYATDGCAIAVSENEILEAQKQVASFEGNFICPEGASTFAAAKKLREQGWIQEEELVVCLNTGLGVKYPETVEIQGVPILQPGETISAKSI; from the coding sequence ATGACACAATTCAGTTTTATTTCCCATTTGGAGTGCCCAAAGTGCAATGAACGGTACGAAGAAAATAAAATTCAACAATTATGTAAATGCGGATCCCCATTGCTCGTTCGTTATGACTTGGAAAAAGCAAAGAAAAGTTTCTCGAAAGAAGAACTTTCAAAACGACCAAAAAATCTTTGGCGTTACCATGAAGTACTTCCGGTGAAAAATAAAGAGCATATTGTTTCATTAGGTGAAGGGGGAACGCCGCTTCAACCTTTTACGATATTAGGGGAAAAATACGGTTTGGAAAATTTACACATAAAGGATGAAGGAATCATACCGACTGGTTCTTTTAAAACTAGAGGCGCAAGTGTAGGAGTATCTAAAGCGAAGGAACTTGGCGTTACTAGACTGGCAATGCCAACGAATGGGAATGCAGGTGCTGCTTGGGCGTTATATGCGTCAAAAGCAAACATTCAAGCAACGATTGTAATGCCAATTGATGCTCCACTCATCACAAGAAAAGAAGTGTATATTGCTGGCGGCGATTTGCATCTGATCAATGGATTAATAAGCGATGCTGGGAAAGTAGTTGCTCATTTAGTTCGGGAAGAAGGAATTTACGATGCTTCTACATTAAAAGAGCCGTATCGAATTGAAGGAAAGAAAACGATGGGCTACGAAATTGTTGAGCAGCTTGGCTGGAAAGTACCGGACGTTATTTTATATCCAACAGGTGGCGGCGTTGGAATCATTGGAATTTATAAAGCTTTACTTGAAATGCAGGAGTTGGGCTGGATTGAAAAGGGAAAACTTCCTCGTCTAGTTGCGGTGCAAGCGGAAGGATGTGCTCCAATCGTAGAAGCTTGGAAGAAGGGTGAGAAGGAATCCGTATTTTTCGAAAACTCCGCAACATGTGCATTCGGAATAAATGTACCGAAAGCCCTTGGAGACTTTTTAGTGCTTGAAGCGGTTTACGCTACGGATGGTTGTGCGATTGCCGTTTCTGAAAATGAAATATTGGAAGCGCAAAAGCAAGTGGCTTCATTTGAAGGAAATTTTATTTGTCCAGAAGGGGCTTCCACTTTTGCGGCAGCCAAAAAGTTGCGTGAACAAGGTTGGATTCAAGAAGAGGAGCTTGTTGTATGTCTGAATACAGGACTCGGAGTGAAATATCCAGAGACTGTAGAAATTCAAGGAGTGCCTATTTTACAACCAGGGGAAACAATCAGTGCAAAATCTATATAA
- a CDS encoding amino acid ABC transporter permease, translated as MDWHYIIEVLPFYKTALWLTIKLAAIGIFFATMVGFICSTIQYFKVKILSKIVQVYLEIARNTPLLIQLFFLYFGLPKVGVMLSGEMCAIIGLTFLGGSYMAETFRAGMEAVSKSQVESGKALGLSSFQLVRYVIFPQAFSYSVPAYGANCIFLIKETSVFSGIAILELTNTTKNLMGIYYKTNEALFMLVVGYLMILLPFSLFLMWLERRVRYAEFGR; from the coding sequence ATGGACTGGCATTACATTATTGAAGTATTACCCTTTTACAAAACTGCGTTATGGCTAACGATAAAACTTGCGGCAATCGGAATCTTTTTTGCCACCATGGTAGGCTTCATTTGTAGCACGATCCAGTATTTTAAAGTCAAGATACTGAGCAAAATCGTGCAAGTATATTTGGAGATTGCTAGAAACACGCCATTGTTAATCCAACTCTTTTTCTTATATTTTGGACTGCCAAAAGTAGGTGTCATGTTAAGCGGGGAAATGTGCGCCATTATCGGCTTAACCTTTTTGGGAGGCAGCTATATGGCCGAAACGTTCAGAGCAGGTATGGAAGCTGTCTCAAAGTCGCAAGTGGAAAGCGGTAAAGCGTTGGGATTAAGCAGTTTTCAACTTGTGCGCTATGTTATTTTTCCTCAAGCTTTCTCTTACAGTGTGCCGGCCTATGGAGCAAACTGCATTTTCTTAATTAAAGAAACGTCCGTATTTAGCGGCATTGCCATTTTGGAACTGACGAATACAACAAAAAACTTGATGGGGATTTACTATAAAACGAATGAAGCGTTATTCATGCTTGTCGTTGGCTATTTGATGATATTGCTCCCGTTTTCATTGTTTTTAATGTGGCTAGAAAGGAGAGTTCGTTATGCTGAATTCGGGCGTTAA
- a CDS encoding amino acid ABC transporter permease, with amino-acid sequence MLNSGVNVLFEGINFLRLLEGLFHTLRIALIAIVISIVMGIIIGMIRTTKNKVVQFPFKLYLELFRIIPILVWLFVIYYIIPVNFNVELSADVVALIVFSLWGTAELSDIVRGAIISLPKHQVESSLALGLSKFQMYRYVLLPQAAKRSIPPMINLITRMIKTTALLTMIGVVEVIKVGQQIIQFYNSEYPTVAFWIYGIIFFFYFCICFPLSWISRKLEQKWAT; translated from the coding sequence ATGCTGAATTCGGGCGTTAATGTTTTATTTGAAGGAATTAATTTCCTTCGTTTGCTCGAAGGACTCTTCCATACGTTAAGAATTGCCTTGATTGCCATTGTGATTTCGATTGTAATGGGCATCATCATCGGCATGATTCGCACGACGAAAAACAAGGTTGTGCAATTTCCTTTCAAACTGTATTTAGAGTTATTTCGCATCATTCCGATATTGGTATGGCTGTTCGTAATTTATTACATTATTCCGGTGAATTTCAATGTGGAACTAAGTGCAGATGTGGTGGCGCTGATTGTGTTCAGCTTATGGGGAACGGCGGAATTGAGCGATATTGTGCGGGGGGCCATTATCTCTCTGCCGAAGCATCAGGTGGAATCAAGCCTTGCCCTTGGGCTGAGCAAGTTTCAAATGTATCGTTATGTTTTGTTGCCACAAGCGGCAAAACGTTCCATTCCACCGATGATTAATTTAATTACTCGCATGATTAAAACAACGGCCCTGCTCACAATGATTGGGGTTGTGGAAGTGATAAAAGTTGGTCAGCAAATTATTCAGTTTTACAACTCAGAATATCCAACCGTTGCGTTCTGGATATACGGAATCATCTTTTTCTTTTATTTTTGTATTTGTTTTCCGTTGTCTTGGATTTCTCGGAAGCTGGAACAAAAATGGGCAACTTAA
- a CDS encoding amino acid ABC transporter ATP-binding protein → MAPILEIKGLVKKFGDRVVLNGIDLQVEQGKVIAILGPSGCGKSTFLRCINGLEEVQDGQIIFEGEDLTKTSKWREVRQKIGMVFQSYDLFPNMTVMENILLSPVKVQKRKREEVELQAKELLERVGLADRANAYPRELSGGQKQRIAIVRALCTNPKIMLFDEVTASLDPEMVREVLEVIAQLAKQGMTMLIVTHEMNFAELVADEVIFMDKGKIHERAPAKEFFANPQTERAKQFINILNF, encoded by the coding sequence ATGGCGCCGATATTGGAAATTAAAGGTCTTGTCAAAAAATTTGGAGATCGGGTCGTACTGAATGGAATCGATTTACAAGTAGAACAAGGAAAAGTCATTGCGATTTTAGGGCCATCCGGCTGTGGTAAAAGCACATTTTTGCGATGCATCAATGGACTGGAGGAAGTGCAGGATGGACAAATTATTTTCGAAGGTGAAGATTTAACGAAAACATCAAAATGGCGAGAAGTCCGACAAAAAATCGGCATGGTGTTCCAAAGTTATGATCTTTTTCCCAACATGACCGTAATGGAGAATATTCTACTTTCACCCGTTAAAGTTCAAAAAAGAAAACGGGAAGAAGTGGAATTGCAAGCTAAGGAACTATTGGAGAGAGTAGGCCTTGCTGATCGAGCAAACGCTTATCCGAGGGAACTATCAGGGGGCCAAAAACAACGAATTGCCATTGTTCGTGCCCTTTGTACCAATCCGAAAATTATGCTGTTTGATGAAGTGACCGCCTCTTTGGATCCAGAAATGGTTCGGGAAGTGTTGGAAGTAATTGCCCAGTTGGCTAAACAGGGAATGACGATGCTGATCGTGACCCATGAAATGAACTTTGCCGAATTAGTGGCAGACGAAGTCATTTTTATGGATAAAGGAAAGATTCATGAAAGAGCCCCTGCAAAAGAGTTCTTTGCAAATCCACAAACAGAAAGAGCTAAACAGTTTATCAATATATTAAATTTTTAG
- a CDS encoding cysteine ABC transporter substrate-binding protein, which translates to MRKLYLFLFISILTIVLAACNNNESTEKETANDESKSVIDAIKERGVLRVAVFSDKPPFGYVNEKGENQGYDIVLAKRIAKDLLGDESKIEYVITEPQARVDLLKSDKVDIVLANFTVTKERAEQVDFVLPYMKVAIGVVSPKSAPISSVEELKGKKLIVPKGTTAETFFMKNHPDVELVKYDQINEAFEALKDGRGDALAQDNALLFSWANENPDFTVALTTLGELDYIAPAVKKGNTELLDWLNAEMEKLYEENFFTNAYEETLKPAFGDTIRAEEVVVETKPNNFLNFN; encoded by the coding sequence ATGAGGAAATTGTATTTATTCTTATTCATTTCAATACTTACGATAGTATTGGCAGCATGCAATAACAACGAATCGACAGAGAAAGAAACGGCAAACGATGAAAGCAAATCAGTCATTGATGCGATTAAAGAACGTGGGGTTTTGCGAGTTGCGGTATTTAGCGATAAACCGCCATTTGGGTATGTGAATGAAAAAGGTGAAAATCAAGGATACGATATCGTTTTAGCGAAACGAATTGCGAAAGATTTACTTGGTGATGAGTCAAAAATTGAATATGTGATTACTGAACCACAAGCTCGGGTAGATTTATTGAAATCCGATAAAGTAGACATCGTATTAGCAAACTTTACAGTTACAAAAGAAAGAGCGGAACAAGTAGATTTTGTACTTCCATATATGAAAGTGGCAATCGGTGTTGTATCACCGAAAAGTGCACCAATTTCATCCGTAGAAGAATTGAAAGGAAAAAAATTGATTGTACCTAAAGGAACAACGGCTGAAACATTCTTTATGAAGAATCATCCAGATGTTGAATTAGTAAAATATGATCAAATCAACGAAGCATTCGAAGCGTTAAAAGATGGACGTGGTGATGCTCTAGCACAAGATAATGCTTTACTATTCAGTTGGGCAAATGAAAATCCAGACTTTACAGTGGCATTGACTACACTAGGTGAGCTAGATTATATTGCCCCAGCTGTGAAAAAAGGAAATACAGAATTATTAGATTGGTTGAATGCTGAAATGGAAAAATTATATGAAGAGAACTTTTTTACAAATGCATATGAGGAAACATTAAAACCGGCTTTCGGTGACACAATTCGTGCTGAAGAAGTAGTGGTTGAAACGAAGCCTAATAACTTCTTGAATTTTAACTAA
- the epsC gene encoding serine O-acetyltransferase EpsC translates to MKLDDWLNKGVPDIANSLLDVHKSYFPIEQSLGFEGQEKIIKILKNLRSVLYPCFCDTYKDELRIETNIGNLLRLTALDLKNIIAKVLANSGESKPEAKAEEIVVDLLNKLPEIREILQTDIQAAYNGDPAALSLEEILLSYPSITAITIHRIAHELYEAGVPIIPRIMSEHAHSLTGIDIHPGAKIGESFFIDHGTGVVIGETSTIGKNVKIYQGVTIGAKSFPLDENGNPIKGIKRHPDIEDNVVIYAGATILGGDTKIGHDSVIGGNIWLTQSVPPYSRIYNSQPLPNIKQSKKE, encoded by the coding sequence ATGAAATTAGATGATTGGTTGAACAAAGGGGTTCCGGACATCGCCAATTCATTACTAGATGTTCACAAAAGTTACTTTCCAATTGAACAATCTCTTGGCTTTGAAGGACAAGAGAAGATCATTAAAATTTTGAAGAATTTACGCAGCGTGTTGTATCCTTGCTTTTGCGACACATATAAAGATGAACTTCGAATTGAGACAAACATTGGAAATCTATTAAGATTAACTGCGCTCGATTTAAAAAATATCATTGCCAAAGTGCTGGCAAATAGCGGGGAAAGTAAACCAGAAGCGAAAGCGGAAGAAATCGTCGTTGATTTGCTCAATAAATTGCCTGAAATTCGCGAAATCTTGCAAACAGATATTCAGGCTGCTTATAACGGGGACCCTGCAGCTTTATCTTTGGAAGAAATTTTACTCAGCTATCCTTCCATCACAGCGATTACTATACATCGGATAGCTCATGAACTGTATGAAGCTGGCGTTCCAATTATCCCACGAATTATGTCAGAACATGCCCACAGCTTAACAGGCATTGATATTCATCCGGGAGCAAAAATAGGAGAGTCCTTCTTCATTGACCATGGAACGGGCGTTGTTATTGGCGAAACAAGCACTATAGGCAAAAATGTGAAAATTTATCAAGGTGTAACGATTGGGGCAAAGAGCTTCCCGTTAGATGAAAACGGAAATCCAATTAAAGGCATTAAACGCCATCCGGATATTGAAGATAATGTAGTCATTTATGCAGGAGCAACGATTCTTGGTGGAGATACGAAGATTGGACATGATTCCGTCATCGGAGGAAACATTTGGCTTACTCAATCTGTTCCACCGTACTCAAGAATTTATAATTCCCAACCGCTTCCAAATATTAAGCAATCGAAAAAAGAATAA